ATAGCGCCCGCGCCGCGCCGCAATGTCGCGAACAATTGGAGCGCAAACAAAACGACGCCCACGCGGCCAAGACCGAGCGCCAACTCAAGCCAACCCGAATGCGCCGACGCCACTTGCCAACGCACGGCTTCGCGCACCCAATAGGCCGGCCCATTCTCTGGCAGCCAGAACGCGGAATAGCCGTAGCCGAGCCACGGCCGCGCTTCGACGAAACGTTGTGCGGCGTCCCAAATGTCGGTGCGGCCCGTCAGGGTAAGATCGCGGCCAATCATCGTGACGACCAGTTCGGGCGCCAAAAACACGATGCCGCCGCCAACGATAACCGCGCCAAGCGCGGAGGATACCACCACGATGGTCGCGATCGGCCCGCGCCGCATCAGCGCGCAGGCGACCATCACCATCAAACCAAGCGCACTGGCGATCAACGCCGTCTTTGAGGTTGAGAGCAACACCAGCACGAACGCCGCAATCGCCGCGCCGATCCAAAAGCTCCGCCGCGCCGGCGCAACAATCGAGCATGCCGCGCAAATGGCGACGCCAAGCGCCATGATGCCGCCAAGCGTGTTCTTGTGCGTCCAAAGACCGGACCAGGCGCCCGGATGCTCGAACGTCATTGTGCCGACGTGCGGCGCAAGCAACGCGGTCGCGAACGAACCTGCGATCAGGGCAATGAACCCAAGCCCCAGCACTTCAACCAACTGCGGCCAACGATATCGCCACGCGAGATACAGTCCGAACGCCATGTTCAGCGCCAGCCAAACCGAACGCCGCAGCGTCGCGCCGGAATCGATGGACCAGAGCGTCGATACACCGGCGAGAAGCAGCAAGCCGACAAGCAGCGGTGCGGCTCCAGCCGCGCGCACCGCAGACGCACGGTCGCGCCAGATCGCCCAACCGAGAAAAGCATAGACCGGAACGAAGAATATCCGCGTCCAGCCTGGCGTCTCGGTCAGGCCCTGTGACTGCGCGATAGCGGCGAACAAGGGCTCAGAAAATTGGGCGAGGCAAAGTCCAGCCGCGATCGTTTCCAAGCGGTGCGGCACTGCTGGCGCGCGCGCGTGGGTTTCCTTCAGGTCGAGGGCCGATGTCGCCAGTGACATAGAGTCAACCGATGCGCCGCAACCCTTGCCAAAGCCCTAATCGGCGCGGCAAGAAACGTCAAAGTTCAATGTGTGGGGCCATAATGAAATCGACCATCGCTGCGCTCGCCGCCCTGCTGACGTTCGCAAGCGTCGCCTACGCCCAACCCACGGACGACGCGACCCGCGCTCAGGCGCGGGAAATCCTCCAGCGCTCGATCGCGTTCAATTCCTCGCCTGAAGGCGGCCAAACACCCCAGCTTGCGGCTTATCTTGCTGAGCTTTACCGCGATGGGGGCTTTCCCGCCGCCGACGTCCTTATTCTTCCGCTTGAGAACACAGCATCTTTGATTGTCCGCTATCGTGGCGATGGCTCTGGCGGGCGCCCGATCCTCTTGCTTGCCCACATGGACGTTGTGCCTGCGCTGCGCGCGGATTGGGAGCGCGACCCCTTCACCATGGTCGAAGAGAACGGCTATTTCTTCGGCCGTGGTAGCTTGGACAACAAAACCGGCATCGCACACATCACCGCAACGTTGCTGCGCCTCAAGGCTGAAGGCTTTACCCCGTCACGCGACCTGATCGTCGT
This portion of the alpha proteobacterium U9-1i genome encodes:
- a CDS encoding exopolysaccharide production protein exoQ; its protein translation is MSLATSALDLKETHARAPAVPHRLETIAAGLCLAQFSEPLFAAIAQSQGLTETPGWTRIFFVPVYAFLGWAIWRDRASAVRAAGAAPLLVGLLLLAGVSTLWSIDSGATLRRSVWLALNMAFGLYLAWRYRWPQLVEVLGLGFIALIAGSFATALLAPHVGTMTFEHPGAWSGLWTHKNTLGGIMALGVAICAACSIVAPARRSFWIGAAIAAFVLVLLSTSKTALIASALGLMVMVACALMRRGPIATIVVVSSALGAVIVGGGIVFLAPELVVTMIGRDLTLTGRTDIWDAAQRFVEARPWLGYGYSAFWLPENGPAYWVREAVRWQVASAHSGWLELALGLGRVGVVLFALQLFATLRRGAGAIFNADAGLWAPAFLAAFALYTLSESHALQANNLFWTIYVAVAVRLALDARERKQ